A part of Bacillus rossius redtenbacheri isolate Brsri chromosome 1, Brsri_v3, whole genome shotgun sequence genomic DNA contains:
- the LOC134528349 gene encoding protein phosphatase 1 regulatory subunit 42-like isoform X2 translates to MVKLTVSLISQRASQNRLGRKGEKKDDVTALDSVTHIKLHDSFIHEIGDISQCLNLTVLYLHNNCIERIDNLQHASNLTHLYLQKNRIAKMENLSGLQKLRKLYLGQNYITVLEGLERLTKLEELHIEKQNMPPGEALYFDPRTISSLSACLRLLNTAGNGLASIGDLAALGQLRSLCAQDNCLDDICDICDTLKQWPFITSIAVQGNPVAKQRKYKENIIVSSPPSLVCIDGKDVTETTRTFLKRLERRKASRPAARDPCGPREAAVASSLAGLAKQLPVGVRHSLAQAGLTSSGVLGSFPPNMAAVSTSKRSARQADSKKTIKTPRPFLRHTQVGRGDTGNQQLHSKDTPDLLHL, encoded by the exons ATGGTGAAACTCACAGTGTCACTCATATCACAAAGGGCTTCCCAAAACAGACTGGGCCGCAAAGGCGAAAAGAAAGACGATGTCACCGCACTTGACTCGGTCACCCACATCAAACTACACGATAGCTTTATACACGAAATT GGTGATATATCACAGTGTCTCAACCTTACAGTGTTATATTTGCACAATAACTGTATAGAAAGGATAGACAACCTTCAGCATGCCAGCAATCTGACCCACCTGTACCTTCAGAAGAACAGGATAGCGAAGATGGAAAACCTTAGTGGTCTTCAAAAGCTACGGAAACT GTATCTCGGTCAAAATTATATAACCGTCCTGGAAGGCTTAGAACGCCTCACAAAACTCGAGGAACTACACATTGAAAAACAGAATATGCCGCCTGGGGAAGCGTTGTATTTTGACCCAAGAACAATATCATCTCTTTCT GCGTGCCTGAGACTCCTGAACACGGCCGGGAACGGCCTGGCCTCCATCGGCGACCTGGCCGCGCTGGGCCAGCTGCGGTCCCTCTGCGCCCAGGACAACTGCCTGGACGACATCTGCGACATCTGCGACACGCTCAAGCAGTGGCCCTTCATCACGAGCATCGCCGTCCAGGGCAACCCGGTCGCCAAGCAGAGAAAGTACAAGGAGAACATCATAGTCAGCTCTCCACCTAGCTTGG TGTGCATAGACGGGAAGGACGTGACGGAGACCACGCGCACCTTCCTCAAGAGGCTGGAGCGCCGCAAGGCCAGCAGGCCCGCCGCCAGGGACCCGTGTGGGCCGCGGGAAGCCGCCGTGGCCAGCAGCCTGGCAG GCCTGGCGAAACAACTGCCTGTCGGAGTGCGACACTCCCTCGCGCAGGCTGGGCTGACGAGCTCTGGGGTGCTGGGGAGTTTCCCTCCCAACATGGCCGCCGTCTCGACCAGCAAGCGGAGCGCAC gGCAAGCTGACAGTAAGAAGACCATCAAAACACCTAGGCCCTTCCTACGTCACACACAAGTTGGCCGAGGTGATACAGGAAATCAGCAGCTACATTCAAAAGACACACCCGATTTGCTTCATTTGTAA
- the LOC134528349 gene encoding protein phosphatase 1 regulatory subunit 42-like isoform X4, with protein sequence MVKLTVSLISQRASQNRLGRKGEKKDDVTALDSVTHIKLHDSFIHEIGDISQCLNLTVLYLHNNCIERIDNLQHASNLTHLYLQKNRIAKMENLSGLQKLRKLYLGQNYITVLEGLERLTKLEELHIEKQNMPPGEALYFDPRTISSLSACLRLLNTAGNGLASIGDLAALGQLRSLCAQDNCLDDICDICDTLKQWPFITSIAVQGNPVAKQRKYKENIIVSSPPSLGLAKQLPVGVRHSLAQAGLTSSGVLGSFPPNMAAVSTSKRSARQADSKKTIKTPRPFLRHTQVGRGDTGNQQLHSKDTPDLLHL encoded by the exons ATGGTGAAACTCACAGTGTCACTCATATCACAAAGGGCTTCCCAAAACAGACTGGGCCGCAAAGGCGAAAAGAAAGACGATGTCACCGCACTTGACTCGGTCACCCACATCAAACTACACGATAGCTTTATACACGAAATT GGTGATATATCACAGTGTCTCAACCTTACAGTGTTATATTTGCACAATAACTGTATAGAAAGGATAGACAACCTTCAGCATGCCAGCAATCTGACCCACCTGTACCTTCAGAAGAACAGGATAGCGAAGATGGAAAACCTTAGTGGTCTTCAAAAGCTACGGAAACT GTATCTCGGTCAAAATTATATAACCGTCCTGGAAGGCTTAGAACGCCTCACAAAACTCGAGGAACTACACATTGAAAAACAGAATATGCCGCCTGGGGAAGCGTTGTATTTTGACCCAAGAACAATATCATCTCTTTCT GCGTGCCTGAGACTCCTGAACACGGCCGGGAACGGCCTGGCCTCCATCGGCGACCTGGCCGCGCTGGGCCAGCTGCGGTCCCTCTGCGCCCAGGACAACTGCCTGGACGACATCTGCGACATCTGCGACACGCTCAAGCAGTGGCCCTTCATCACGAGCATCGCCGTCCAGGGCAACCCGGTCGCCAAGCAGAGAAAGTACAAGGAGAACATCATAGTCAGCTCTCCACCTAGCTTGG GCCTGGCGAAACAACTGCCTGTCGGAGTGCGACACTCCCTCGCGCAGGCTGGGCTGACGAGCTCTGGGGTGCTGGGGAGTTTCCCTCCCAACATGGCCGCCGTCTCGACCAGCAAGCGGAGCGCAC gGCAAGCTGACAGTAAGAAGACCATCAAAACACCTAGGCCCTTCCTACGTCACACACAAGTTGGCCGAGGTGATACAGGAAATCAGCAGCTACATTCAAAAGACACACCCGATTTGCTTCATTTGTAA
- the LOC134528349 gene encoding protein phosphatase 1 regulatory subunit 42-like isoform X3, which yields MVKLTVSLISQRASQNRLGRKGEKKDDVTALDSVTHIKLHDSFIHEIGDISQCLNLTVLYLHNNCIERIDNLQHASNLTHLYLQKNRIAKMENLSGLQKLRKLYLGQNYITVLEGLERLTKLEELHIEKQNMPPGEALYFDPRTISSLSACLRLLNTAGNGLASIGDLAALGQLRSLCAQDNCLDDICDICDTLKQWPFITSIAVQGNPVAKQRKYKENIIVSSPPSLGLAKQLPVGVRHSLAQAGLTSSGVLGSFPPNMAAVSTSKRSARKSRFSSPDKLWSIPQVNRAGGSSIVWQADSKKTIKTPRPFLRHTQVGRGDTGNQQLHSKDTPDLLHL from the exons ATGGTGAAACTCACAGTGTCACTCATATCACAAAGGGCTTCCCAAAACAGACTGGGCCGCAAAGGCGAAAAGAAAGACGATGTCACCGCACTTGACTCGGTCACCCACATCAAACTACACGATAGCTTTATACACGAAATT GGTGATATATCACAGTGTCTCAACCTTACAGTGTTATATTTGCACAATAACTGTATAGAAAGGATAGACAACCTTCAGCATGCCAGCAATCTGACCCACCTGTACCTTCAGAAGAACAGGATAGCGAAGATGGAAAACCTTAGTGGTCTTCAAAAGCTACGGAAACT GTATCTCGGTCAAAATTATATAACCGTCCTGGAAGGCTTAGAACGCCTCACAAAACTCGAGGAACTACACATTGAAAAACAGAATATGCCGCCTGGGGAAGCGTTGTATTTTGACCCAAGAACAATATCATCTCTTTCT GCGTGCCTGAGACTCCTGAACACGGCCGGGAACGGCCTGGCCTCCATCGGCGACCTGGCCGCGCTGGGCCAGCTGCGGTCCCTCTGCGCCCAGGACAACTGCCTGGACGACATCTGCGACATCTGCGACACGCTCAAGCAGTGGCCCTTCATCACGAGCATCGCCGTCCAGGGCAACCCGGTCGCCAAGCAGAGAAAGTACAAGGAGAACATCATAGTCAGCTCTCCACCTAGCTTGG GCCTGGCGAAACAACTGCCTGTCGGAGTGCGACACTCCCTCGCGCAGGCTGGGCTGACGAGCTCTGGGGTGCTGGGGAGTTTCCCTCCCAACATGGCCGCCGTCTCGACCAGCAAGCGGAGCGCACGTAAGTCGAGATTCTCCTCTCCTGACAAGTTGTGGTCCATTCCGCAAGTGAACAGAGCCGGCGGCAGCAGCATCGTTT gGCAAGCTGACAGTAAGAAGACCATCAAAACACCTAGGCCCTTCCTACGTCACACACAAGTTGGCCGAGGTGATACAGGAAATCAGCAGCTACATTCAAAAGACACACCCGATTTGCTTCATTTGTAA
- the LOC134528349 gene encoding protein phosphatase 1 regulatory subunit 42-like isoform X1, whose protein sequence is MVKLTVSLISQRASQNRLGRKGEKKDDVTALDSVTHIKLHDSFIHEIGDISQCLNLTVLYLHNNCIERIDNLQHASNLTHLYLQKNRIAKMENLSGLQKLRKLYLGQNYITVLEGLERLTKLEELHIEKQNMPPGEALYFDPRTISSLSACLRLLNTAGNGLASIGDLAALGQLRSLCAQDNCLDDICDICDTLKQWPFITSIAVQGNPVAKQRKYKENIIVSSPPSLVCIDGKDVTETTRTFLKRLERRKASRPAARDPCGPREAAVASSLAGLAKQLPVGVRHSLAQAGLTSSGVLGSFPPNMAAVSTSKRSARKSRFSSPDKLWSIPQVNRAGGSSIVWQADSKKTIKTPRPFLRHTQVGRGDTGNQQLHSKDTPDLLHL, encoded by the exons ATGGTGAAACTCACAGTGTCACTCATATCACAAAGGGCTTCCCAAAACAGACTGGGCCGCAAAGGCGAAAAGAAAGACGATGTCACCGCACTTGACTCGGTCACCCACATCAAACTACACGATAGCTTTATACACGAAATT GGTGATATATCACAGTGTCTCAACCTTACAGTGTTATATTTGCACAATAACTGTATAGAAAGGATAGACAACCTTCAGCATGCCAGCAATCTGACCCACCTGTACCTTCAGAAGAACAGGATAGCGAAGATGGAAAACCTTAGTGGTCTTCAAAAGCTACGGAAACT GTATCTCGGTCAAAATTATATAACCGTCCTGGAAGGCTTAGAACGCCTCACAAAACTCGAGGAACTACACATTGAAAAACAGAATATGCCGCCTGGGGAAGCGTTGTATTTTGACCCAAGAACAATATCATCTCTTTCT GCGTGCCTGAGACTCCTGAACACGGCCGGGAACGGCCTGGCCTCCATCGGCGACCTGGCCGCGCTGGGCCAGCTGCGGTCCCTCTGCGCCCAGGACAACTGCCTGGACGACATCTGCGACATCTGCGACACGCTCAAGCAGTGGCCCTTCATCACGAGCATCGCCGTCCAGGGCAACCCGGTCGCCAAGCAGAGAAAGTACAAGGAGAACATCATAGTCAGCTCTCCACCTAGCTTGG TGTGCATAGACGGGAAGGACGTGACGGAGACCACGCGCACCTTCCTCAAGAGGCTGGAGCGCCGCAAGGCCAGCAGGCCCGCCGCCAGGGACCCGTGTGGGCCGCGGGAAGCCGCCGTGGCCAGCAGCCTGGCAG GCCTGGCGAAACAACTGCCTGTCGGAGTGCGACACTCCCTCGCGCAGGCTGGGCTGACGAGCTCTGGGGTGCTGGGGAGTTTCCCTCCCAACATGGCCGCCGTCTCGACCAGCAAGCGGAGCGCACGTAAGTCGAGATTCTCCTCTCCTGACAAGTTGTGGTCCATTCCGCAAGTGAACAGAGCCGGCGGCAGCAGCATCGTTT gGCAAGCTGACAGTAAGAAGACCATCAAAACACCTAGGCCCTTCCTACGTCACACACAAGTTGGCCGAGGTGATACAGGAAATCAGCAGCTACATTCAAAAGACACACCCGATTTGCTTCATTTGTAA
- the LOC134528349 gene encoding uncharacterized protein LOC134528349 isoform X5, translating into MLASAVALSADLASDVSSNLHYCDVAPGSCLRGDLQPGLSNFGRSSLLLACLRLLNTAGNGLASIGDLAALGQLRSLCAQDNCLDDICDICDTLKQWPFITSIAVQGNPVAKQRKYKENIIVSSPPSLVCIDGKDVTETTRTFLKRLERRKASRPAARDPCGPREAAVASSLAGLAKQLPVGVRHSLAQAGLTSSGVLGSFPPNMAAVSTSKRSARQADSKKTIKTPRPFLRHTQVGRGDTGNQQLHSKDTPDLLHL; encoded by the exons ATGTTGGCGTCGGCAGTCGCACTATCAGCAGATCTCGCGAGCGATGTGTCAAGCAACTTGCATTACTGCGACGTAGCTCCGGGCAGCTGTTTGCGAGGCGATTTACAGCCGGGGCTGTCGAACTTCGGACGGAGTTCCTTGCTATTG GCGTGCCTGAGACTCCTGAACACGGCCGGGAACGGCCTGGCCTCCATCGGCGACCTGGCCGCGCTGGGCCAGCTGCGGTCCCTCTGCGCCCAGGACAACTGCCTGGACGACATCTGCGACATCTGCGACACGCTCAAGCAGTGGCCCTTCATCACGAGCATCGCCGTCCAGGGCAACCCGGTCGCCAAGCAGAGAAAGTACAAGGAGAACATCATAGTCAGCTCTCCACCTAGCTTGG TGTGCATAGACGGGAAGGACGTGACGGAGACCACGCGCACCTTCCTCAAGAGGCTGGAGCGCCGCAAGGCCAGCAGGCCCGCCGCCAGGGACCCGTGTGGGCCGCGGGAAGCCGCCGTGGCCAGCAGCCTGGCAG GCCTGGCGAAACAACTGCCTGTCGGAGTGCGACACTCCCTCGCGCAGGCTGGGCTGACGAGCTCTGGGGTGCTGGGGAGTTTCCCTCCCAACATGGCCGCCGTCTCGACCAGCAAGCGGAGCGCAC gGCAAGCTGACAGTAAGAAGACCATCAAAACACCTAGGCCCTTCCTACGTCACACACAAGTTGGCCGAGGTGATACAGGAAATCAGCAGCTACATTCAAAAGACACACCCGATTTGCTTCATTTGTAA